Proteins from a single region of Cydia amplana chromosome 17, ilCydAmpl1.1, whole genome shotgun sequence:
- the LOC134655912 gene encoding synaptosomal-associated protein 25-like isoform X2, whose product MRELEKLMPAPAPPAEPNGAPRSELEQLQMRQGQVTDESLESTRRMMQLCEESKEAGIRTLVALDDQGEQLDRVEEGMDQINADMREAEKNLSGMEKCCGICVLPCNKGASFKEDDGTWKGNDDGKVVNNQPQRVMDERNGIGPQAGYIGRITNDAREDEMEENMGQVNTMIGNLRNMALDMGSELENQNRQIDRINRKGESNETRITLANQRAHELLK is encoded by the exons GATGCCTgcccccgcgccgcccgccgagCCGAATGGCGCGCCGCGCAGCGAGCTCGAGCAGCTCCAAATGCGACAGGGACAAGTCACCGATGAG TCATTGGAGTCCACCCGGCGTATGATGCAACTATGCGAGGAG AGCAAGGAGGCCGGCATTCGAACTCTGGTCGCTCTAGACGACCAGGGAG AGCAATTGGACAGGGTCGAGGAAGGCATGGACCAGATCAACGCGGACATGCGCGAGGCGGAGAAGAATCTGTCGGGCATGGAGAAGTGCTGCGGGATCTGCGTGCTGCCCTGCAACAA GGGAGCGTCGTTCAAGGAGGACGACGGGACGTGGAAAGGCAACGACGACGGGAAGGTGGTGAACAACCAGCCGCAGCGGGTCATGGACGAGCGCAACGGCATAGGCCCGCAGGCCGGCTACATAGGCAG GATAACAAACGACGCCCGAGAAGACGAGATGGAAGAGAACATGGGCCAGGTGAACACCATGATCGGCAACCTCCGCAACATGGCGCTGGACATGGGCTCCGAGCTGGAGAACCAGAACCGCCAGATCGACCGCATCAACCGCAAG GGCGAATCGAACGAAACGAGGATAACGCTGGCCAACCAGCGGGCGCACGAGCTCCTCAAGTAG
- the LOC134655912 gene encoding synaptosomal-associated protein 25-like isoform X3, which yields MRELEKLMPAPAPPAEPNGAPRSELEQLQMRQGQVTDESLESTRRMMQLCEESEDAGGQALHMLSHQGEQLDRVEEGMDQINADMREAEKNLSGMEKCCGICVLPCNKGASFKEDDGTWKGNDDGKVVNNQPQRVMDERNGIGPQAGYIGRITNDAREDEMEENMGQVNTMIGNLRNMALDMGSELENQNRQIDRINRKGESNETRITLANQRAHELLK from the exons GATGCCTgcccccgcgccgcccgccgagCCGAATGGCGCGCCGCGCAGCGAGCTCGAGCAGCTCCAAATGCGACAGGGACAAGTCACCGATGAG TCATTGGAGTCCACCCGGCGTATGATGCAACTATGCGAGGAG AGCGAGGACGCCGGGGGGCAAGCGCTTCATATGTTGAGTCACCAGGGCG AGCAATTGGACAGGGTCGAGGAAGGCATGGACCAGATCAACGCGGACATGCGCGAGGCGGAGAAGAATCTGTCGGGCATGGAGAAGTGCTGCGGGATCTGCGTGCTGCCCTGCAACAA GGGAGCGTCGTTCAAGGAGGACGACGGGACGTGGAAAGGCAACGACGACGGGAAGGTGGTGAACAACCAGCCGCAGCGGGTCATGGACGAGCGCAACGGCATAGGCCCGCAGGCCGGCTACATAGGCAG GATAACAAACGACGCCCGAGAAGACGAGATGGAAGAGAACATGGGCCAGGTGAACACCATGATCGGCAACCTCCGCAACATGGCGCTGGACATGGGCTCCGAGCTGGAGAACCAGAACCGCCAGATCGACCGCATCAACCGCAAG GGCGAATCGAACGAAACGAGGATAACGCTGGCCAACCAGCGGGCGCACGAGCTCCTCAAGTAG
- the LOC134655912 gene encoding synaptosomal-associated protein 25-like isoform X4, with protein MPAPAPPAEPNGAPRSELEQLQMRQGQVTDESLESTRRMMQLCEESHEVGMKTLVMLDEQGEQLDRVEEGMDQINADMREAEKNLSGMEKCCGICVLPCNKGASFKEDDGTWKGNDDGKVVNNQPQRVMDERNGIGPQAGYIGRITNDAREDEMEENMGQVNTMIGNLRNMALDMGSELENQNRQIDRINRKGESNETRITLANQRAHELLK; from the exons ATGCCTgcccccgcgccgcccgccgagCCGAATGGCGCGCCGCGCAGCGAGCTCGAGCAGCTCCAAATGCGACAGGGACAAGTCACCGATGAG TCATTGGAGTCCACCCGGCGTATGATGCAACTATGCGAGGAG AGTCACGAGGTGGGCATGAAAACCCTGGTCATGCTGGATGAACAGGGCG AGCAATTGGACAGGGTCGAGGAAGGCATGGACCAGATCAACGCGGACATGCGCGAGGCGGAGAAGAATCTGTCGGGCATGGAGAAGTGCTGCGGGATCTGCGTGCTGCCCTGCAACAA GGGAGCGTCGTTCAAGGAGGACGACGGGACGTGGAAAGGCAACGACGACGGGAAGGTGGTGAACAACCAGCCGCAGCGGGTCATGGACGAGCGCAACGGCATAGGCCCGCAGGCCGGCTACATAGGCAG GATAACAAACGACGCCCGAGAAGACGAGATGGAAGAGAACATGGGCCAGGTGAACACCATGATCGGCAACCTCCGCAACATGGCGCTGGACATGGGCTCCGAGCTGGAGAACCAGAACCGCCAGATCGACCGCATCAACCGCAAG GGCGAATCGAACGAAACGAGGATAACGCTGGCCAACCAGCGGGCGCACGAGCTCCTCAAGTAG
- the LOC134655912 gene encoding synaptosomal-associated protein 25-like isoform X1, producing the protein MRELEKLMPAPAPPAEPNGAPRSELEQLQMRQGQVTDESLESTRRMMQLCEESHEVGMKTLVMLDEQGEQLDRVEEGMDQINADMREAEKNLSGMEKCCGICVLPCNKGASFKEDDGTWKGNDDGKVVNNQPQRVMDERNGIGPQAGYIGRITNDAREDEMEENMGQVNTMIGNLRNMALDMGSELENQNRQIDRINRKGESNETRITLANQRAHELLK; encoded by the exons GATGCCTgcccccgcgccgcccgccgagCCGAATGGCGCGCCGCGCAGCGAGCTCGAGCAGCTCCAAATGCGACAGGGACAAGTCACCGATGAG TCATTGGAGTCCACCCGGCGTATGATGCAACTATGCGAGGAG AGTCACGAGGTGGGCATGAAAACCCTGGTCATGCTGGATGAACAGGGCG AGCAATTGGACAGGGTCGAGGAAGGCATGGACCAGATCAACGCGGACATGCGCGAGGCGGAGAAGAATCTGTCGGGCATGGAGAAGTGCTGCGGGATCTGCGTGCTGCCCTGCAACAA GGGAGCGTCGTTCAAGGAGGACGACGGGACGTGGAAAGGCAACGACGACGGGAAGGTGGTGAACAACCAGCCGCAGCGGGTCATGGACGAGCGCAACGGCATAGGCCCGCAGGCCGGCTACATAGGCAG GATAACAAACGACGCCCGAGAAGACGAGATGGAAGAGAACATGGGCCAGGTGAACACCATGATCGGCAACCTCCGCAACATGGCGCTGGACATGGGCTCCGAGCTGGAGAACCAGAACCGCCAGATCGACCGCATCAACCGCAAG GGCGAATCGAACGAAACGAGGATAACGCTGGCCAACCAGCGGGCGCACGAGCTCCTCAAGTAG